A genomic window from Silene latifolia isolate original U9 population chromosome Y, ASM4854445v1, whole genome shotgun sequence includes:
- the LOC141628212 gene encoding secreted RxLR effector protein 161-like — protein MAGAKTAYTPIQSRHNLGLAKGPVLKDIMKYRRLVGRLVYLTITRPDLVYSVHVLLQFVNEPKKEHCDAALRVVRYVKRNPSKGITLNASSDYQLRGFCDSDYAGCPVTRRSLSGYFVSIGGSPISWKVKKQVTVVKSTAEAEYRAMGSVTSELLWLKSFLVSLGVFHTNPMLMFCDNQAALHISKNPVFHDRTKHIEIDCHFVRQHLVSKVIKAHHVPSKEQIADLFTKALGGESFDHLSYKLGLGLPRAPT, from the coding sequence ATGGCAGGTGCGAAGACAGCTTATACTCCTATTCAAAGTCGGCATAATTTAGGACTTGCAAAGGGGCCTGTTTTGAAGGACATTATGAAGTACCGAAGACTCGTCGGCAGATTGGTCTACTTGACGATAACCAGGCCCGACCTTGTGTACTCTGTTCATGTGTTGTTGCAATTCGTCAACGAGCCCAAGAAAGAACATTGTGATGCTGCTTTGCGAGTGGTTAGATATGTTAAGAGGAATCCGAGTAAGGGAATCACACTCAATGCTAGTTCGGACTATCAACTACGTGGCTTTTGTGACTCGGATTATGCTGGGTGTCCCGTCACcaggaggtcattgagtgggtATTTTGTCTCGATTGGAGGGTCACCAATTTCTTGGAAGGTGAAGAAACAAGTTACGGTGGTTAAATCGACGGCTGAGGCGGAGTATAGAGCCATGGGATCGGTTACAAGCGAATTGTTGTGGCTGAAGTCGTTTCTCGTATCACTTGGGGTATTTCACACAAATCCCATGCTCATGTTTTGTGACAATCAAGCTGCACTTCACATTTCCAAAAATCCCGTGTTTCATGATAGAACGAAACACATTGAGATTGATTGTCACTTTGTCCGTCAACATTTAGTGTCCAAAGTGATCAAAGCGCATCATGTGCCGAGTAAGGAACAAATAGCGGATTTGTTCACTAAAGCTCTTGGAGGAGAGTCATTTGATCACTTATCGTACAAGTTGGGTCTCGGTTTGCCccgtgctccaacttga
- the LOC141628213 gene encoding uncharacterized protein LOC141628213, with translation MRMSLKSRRKFGFCDESIKEPTDAKLLDQWVVVNCTLVQWIRTMSDDSVLTSVPYVEEVAVLWKELEERFAVVDGTSIHSLKYDLGNCKQLKDMSVIDYYGKLKTLWDALAIYEPPFACKCGRCLCDISTKAVQRQDNEKLHQFFMGLDHSLYGTLHNQQFQLDPLPSLNRGYHGACPSSRTAAFR, from the coding sequence ATGCGGATGTCTCTCAAATCACGTCGCAAATTCGGTTTTTGTGACGAGTCGATTAAGGAGCCAACCGATGCAAAACTGCTTGATCAATGGGTGGTTGTTAATTGCACCCTAGTTCAGTGGATACGGACTATGAGTGACGATTCTGTTTTAACAAGTGTCCCTTACGTCGAGGAGGTGGCTGTTCTTTGGAAGGAGTTGGAGGAGCGATTTGCTGTGGTAGACGGTACCTCTATTCACTCCCTTAAATATGACCTTGGCAACTGTAAACAGCTCAAAGATATGTCCGTTATCGACTATTATGGAAAATTAAAAACACTATGGGATGCCCTCGCCATTTATGAGCCACCATTTGCTTGTAAATGTGGTCGGTGTCTCTGCGATATTTCGACTAAGGCTGTTCAACGGCAAGATAATGAAAAACTACATCAATTTTTTATGGGTCTTGATCATAGTTTGTATGGTACCCTTCACAATCAGCAATTTCAACTCGACCCTTTACCATCTTTAAACCGCGGGTACCATGGTGCGTGCCCTTCAAGCCGAACGGCTGCTTTTAGgtga